The following coding sequences lie in one Phalacrocorax carbo chromosome 3, bPhaCar2.1, whole genome shotgun sequence genomic window:
- the URB2 gene encoding unhealthy ribosome biogenesis protein 2 homolog isoform X2 produces MAAIYSGIYLKLKSSKTSWEDKLKLARFAWISHQCVLPNKEQVLLDWVSHALVSYYNKKPELEDEVVEKLWAYLDNIIHSRRLQNLLKSGKTIGLSFSIAQVINERLSEACSQKAQQNIGTVLSCSSGILSTPSLSIIYTAKCELLVDLLSKLSKLACQQLASDDTVGSQVFSVLQLTFAQYLLIQRQQTNPNRVFGQVTSHLLQPCLLLRHLLTARSWTQADDNHVRQHLSREIRNQVETLLQAGLFQPELFSSYKEELLPEQELQEKKKGALKSLLLPVNTVQTKLGDSFCEPALHGAVVAGSVSLLYKLFLDSYCKAENHLVCFHMLSRLFGCLRLSGLQEGVWEDMLSPTDWSTELLALEQLLSLVLSSDIYNVASDRIRHKEVQFGFYRKLAQMLMSHSQASIPAWFRCLKLLMSLNHLIIEPDLDDLVASAWIDVKVSEPRMKKPQEALINTLFQTYSKLRQFPRLFEEVLTVICQPAADELRLPVFSAGLMVKLRECLLELPPNQILDILCLCVEKCQTLIIPDVEGSADVALKLLSVSSVLHAFLFNMRSLDDVTPSPVVLRTQSLLAKMQKGIIQPLLELLQAPRREEEKSDLWLRKASDSALLLIYTWVEVDALFRISCSKYVSPAAEIAGAVTASAARHRGISAFFPGVEEQSWERVMELANSFASTSKYCLELLTLQKMKMILMQTEADPQALQDAAAFILESGRYSMSRGESEPWDGDISAISDLTYPTAHWHLVISNLTILLPYISLKDVEYIANVLLETLVLSKAQEADADPEPSISIGKISFGLIHSSFLPEMKVLHCAFLTSLIHQFAGVLPSAARGSVDLPLQQLSAGNIPWHEEILALCRPVDPLEAQSENKLLKDEPSLSWKTLEEVAQRVVLLAKNGCPVILKESQLESCLGLLEIASLLQLDSLLPSDCTRCFLVLLSLLANTKASVSCSKLLLLKFFSTCLHLLRCLQAGRNANSVFKVFHASDVLEAVMTSQLTASKFFTDFLTIPVWAQYLQDVQAVLENFLQMIIERKQSVRLNLEKFMSFLASCKPDVGAAKSKGWKNWNPAAGQLLLMAFTTLCHVVTLYLQHLPEKKLQTVDVLSALLEPVVLQMVRTVEHGLQSNTQTQPLPVAFIPSVTTLLKADLSHAVKKGWQKEPSGFLEQPRIELYQKFYSQILRELPCAGGNLQFLQSALQFLTVFCSVPELYPGKETAVTVVFALKKLLTGPAVTTEVIQSMEMELAEVLVQLLGNCSAEEFYTIMRLVLQGLEVRNVWQQKAKEVLSAVTLTKLLLSCPLRGDKEKAFWFASPQIITALAMQTKEACQDQSLISTIVVPILETVAALLRQGEGILLNPHHVALAFSILLTVPLDHLKTEDYRSVFLGIHEVLFSIVQCHPKVLLKAAPSFLNSFHRLVVSVMHEGRQKGDRGNTDEFEVVLKCAHLVERMYTYIAAEMEDFTVFSAFIVAQYVTELQKVTLHPAVKKHLTEGIYHILDLCIERDIKFLNASLPAGVREVFKDLYNDYNHYHKAKKLGEEKYTA; encoded by the exons GTCATAAATGAAAGATTATCAGAGGCCTGTTCtcaaaaagcacagcaaaacattGGCACAGTGCTGAGTTGCTCCAGTGGCATTCTTTCTACTCCttcactctccatcatttacacAGCAAAGTGTGAGCTCTTGGTTGATCTCCTCAGCAAGCTGTCCAAGCTGGCATGTCAGCAGCTGGCTTCTGACGACACTGTGGGTTCCCAGGTGTTCAGCGTCCTCCAACTTACCTTTGCTCAGTACCTCCTGATCCAGAGGCAGCAAACCAACCCAAATCGTGTGTTTGGGCAAGTGACAAGTCACTTGCTCCAGCCATGTCTTCTCCTGAGGCACTTGCTGACTGCGAGGAGCTGGACACAAGCAGATGACAACCATGTGCGTCAGCACCTGAGCAGGGAAATCCGAAACCAAGTAGAAACTTTGCTGCAGGCTGGGTTATTCCAGCCTGAGCTTTTCTCATCCTACAAAGAGGAGCTTCTGCCAGAGCAGGAACTccaggagaagaagaaaggagctTTGAAAAGTCTTTTGCTACCAGTCAACACTGTGCAGACCAAGCTGGGTGACAGCTTTTGTGAACCTGCCCTCCATGGAGCTGTTGTGGCTGGTTCAGTGTCACTGCTGTATAAGCTCTTTCTGGACTCATACTGTAAGGCAGAAAACCACCTTGTGTGTTTCCACATGCTCAGCAGGCTTTTTGGCTGTCTCAGGCTCTCTGGCCTACAGGAGGGCGTATGGGAGGATATGCTCTCTCCTACGGACTGGAGCACAGAGCTGCTTGCTTTGGAACAGCTTCTGAGCTTGGTGCTTAGCAGTGATATCTATAATGTTGCCAGTGACCGTATCCGGCACAAGGAGGTACAGTTTGGGTTTTACCGCAAGCTAGCACAGATGTTGATGAGCCACTCCCAAGCTTCCATCCCTGCTTGGTTCAGGTGTCTCAAACTCTTGATGTCGTTAAACCACCTTATAATAGAGCCAGACTTGGATGACTTAGTGGCCTCTGCATGGATTGATGTGAAGGTCTCTGAGCCGCGTATGAAGAAGCCCCAGGAGGCTCTCATCAACACCCTGTTTCAGACTTACTCGAAGCTGCGACAGTTCCCACGGCTCTTTGAGGAGGTGCTGACAGTCATTTGCCAGCCAGCTGCTGATGAACTGAGGCTGCCTGTCTTCTCTGCTGGCCTGATGGTAAAGCTTCGTGAGTGCCTCCTTGAACTGCCACCCAACCAGATTCTGGACATTTTGTGTCTCTGTGTGGAGAAATGCCAGACCCTTATCATTCCTGATGTTGAAGGGTCAGCTGACGTGGCCTTGAAGCTGCTGTCTGTGAGCTCGGTGCTGCATGCTTTTCTGTTCAACATGAGGAGCCTAGATGATGTCACTCCTTCCCCTGTGGTCCTTCGCACTCAGAGTCTGCTGGCAAAGATGCAGAAGGGAATAATTCAGCCGCTgttggagctgctgcaggctcctagaagagaggaagagaagtcAGACCTTTGGCTAAGGAAGGCCAGTGACTCTGCTCTCCTCCTTATTTACACTTGGGTTGAGGTAGACGCTTTGTTTCGCATTAGCTGCAGTAAATATGTGTCTCCAGCAGCTGAAATTGCTGGTGCTGTTACTGCATCTGCTGCAAGGCACAGGGgcatttcagctttcttccctggtgtggaggagcagagctgggagagagTCATGGAACTTGCAAATAGTTTTGCCTCCACTAGTAAATATTGTTTAGAACTGCTcacactgcagaaaatgaagatgatCTTAATGCAGACCGAAGCTGACCCACAGGCCTTGCAGGATGCTGCCGCTTTCATCCTGGAGTCTGGGAGATACAGCATGAGCAGGGGAGAATCTGAACCATGGGATGGAGATATCAGTGCAATAAGTGATCTCACCTACCCCACGGCCCACTGGCACCTCGTCATCTCCAACCTGACTATCTTGTTGCCTTACATTTCCCTCAAAGATGTAGAGTACATTGCAAATGTGCTTCTAGAGACATTAGTATTGTCCAAAGCTCAGGAAGCTGATGCAGACCCGGAGCCTTCCATCAGCATTGGAAAGATATCTTTTGGGTTGATACATAGCTCCTTTCTACCGGAAATGAAGGTCCTGCATTGTGCTTTTCTGACCAGTCTTATTCATCAGTTTGCTGGGGTGCTGCCCTCTGCTGCCAGGGGTTCAGTAGATCTGCCACTTCAACAGCTCTCTGCAGGTAATATCCCTTGGCATGAAGAAATCCTGGCTCTTTGCAGACCTGTTGACCCATTGGAAGCACAGtcagaaaacaaactgctgaAGGATGAGCCCAGCTTGTCTTGGAAAACACTGGAGGAAGTTGCCCAACGTGTAGTATTGTTAGCAAAAAACGGCTGCCCTGTCATCCTGAAAGAAAgtcagctggaaagctgcttgggTTTGCTAGAAATTGCTTCTCTTCTGCAACTAGATAGTCTTCTTCCCTCTGACTGTACCCGGTGCTTTCTGGTGCTGCTGTCCCTGCTAGCCAATACCAAGGCTAGTGTCTCTTGCAGCAAGCTGTTACTGCTGAAGTTCTTTAGTACCTGCTTGCACCTCCTGAGATGCCTGCAAGCTGGCAGGAATGCCAACTCTGTTTTTAAGGTGTTTCATGCCAGCGATGTTCTTGAGGCTGTCATGACCTCTCAGCTCACAGCTAGCAAATTCTTCACTGATTTTTTGACCATTCCTGTTTGGGCACAGTATCTCCAGGATGTCCAAGCCGTTTTGGAAAACTTTCTTCAGATGATTattgaaagaaagcaaagtgtGAGGCTCAACTTGGAAAAGTTCATGTCTTTCCTGGCAAGCTGCAAGCCAGACGTTGGTGCCGCCAAAAGCAAAGGCTGGAAAAACTGGAATCCCGCAGCTGGGCAGTTACTGCTCATGGCGTTCACCACGCTGTGTCATGTCGTCACGCTCTACCTTCAGCACCTGCCAGAAAAGAAGCTGCAGACTGTGGATGTACTGTCTGCTCTGTTGGAGCCAGTAGTTCTGCAGATGGTCCGAACTGTTGAGCACGGTCTTCAGAGTAACACCCAAACCCAGCCTTTGCCTGTAGCGTTCATACCATCTGTCACTACTCTTCTCAAAGCAGATCTGAGCCATGCTGTCAAGAAGGGCTGGCAGAAGGAGCCCAGTGGGTTTTTGGAGCAGCCCCGGATTGAACTGTACCAAAAGTTTTACTCTCAGATACTGAGAGAGCTGCCCTGCGCAGGAGGTAATCTGCAGTTCCTTCAGTCTGCGTTGCAGTTCCTAACGGTCTTCTGCTCGGTGCCAGAACTGTATCCTGGAAAAGAAACTGCAGTCACGGTTGTTTTTGCTCTGAAAAAGCTTCTCACTG GTCCTGCAGTCACAACCGAGGTGATCCAAAGTATGGAGATGGAGCTGGCGGAGGTGCTGGTCCAGCTGCTGGGAAACTGCTCTGCCGAGGAGTTCTATACCATAATgaggctggtgctgcagggacTTGAAGTGAGGAATGTTTGGCAACAGAAGGCTAAA gaagTATTGTCGGCTGTTACGCTAACCAAATTGTTGCTCAGCTGCCCATTAAGGGGAGACAAAGAGAAAGCCTTCTGGTTTGCCAGCCCACAGATAATCACAGCTTTAGCT ATGCAAACCAAAGAGGCCTGTCAGGACCAGTCACTGATTTCCACCATAGTTGTACCTATTCTAGAGACTGTAGCAGCTCTGCTAAGGCAAGGAGAAGGGATTCTGTTGAATCCACACCATGTGGCATTGGCATTCAGCATTCTCCTAACAGTGCCTTTGGATCATCTGAAGACAGAAGACTATCGCAGTGTCTTTCTGGGAATCCATGAAGTGCTCTTCTCCATTGTGCAGTGTCATCCGAAG GTGCTGTTGAAAGCAGCACCATCTTTTCTGAACAGCTTCCATCGTCTGGTTGTTTCTGTCATGCATGAAGGACGTCAGAAAGGAGACAGAG GCAATACAGATGAGTTTGAAGTCGTACTGAAGTGTGCACACTTGGTGGAACGGATGTATACTTatattgctgcagaaatggaggacttcactgtgttttctgctttcattgtGGCTCAGTATGTGACTGAATTGCAGAAG GTGACTTTGCACCCGGCTGTAAAGAAACATCTCACAGAAGGGATATATCACATCCTTGACCTTTGCATTGAACGGGACATCAAGTTCTTAAATGCATCGCTACCAGCAGGTGTACGGGAGGTCTTTAAGGATCTGTATAATGATTACAACCACtaccacaaagcaaaaaaactgGGGGAGGAAAAGTATACTGCGTGA
- the URB2 gene encoding unhealthy ribosome biogenesis protein 2 homolog isoform X1: MGAGSPHTASRDRRSAGAAWRGGREAGGSSVRRAAGPGAPVRAGAVPMAAIYSGIYLKLKSSKTSWEDKLKLARFAWISHQCVLPNKEQVLLDWVSHALVSYYNKKPELEDEVVEKLWAYLDNIIHSRRLQNLLKSGKTIGLSFSIAQVINERLSEACSQKAQQNIGTVLSCSSGILSTPSLSIIYTAKCELLVDLLSKLSKLACQQLASDDTVGSQVFSVLQLTFAQYLLIQRQQTNPNRVFGQVTSHLLQPCLLLRHLLTARSWTQADDNHVRQHLSREIRNQVETLLQAGLFQPELFSSYKEELLPEQELQEKKKGALKSLLLPVNTVQTKLGDSFCEPALHGAVVAGSVSLLYKLFLDSYCKAENHLVCFHMLSRLFGCLRLSGLQEGVWEDMLSPTDWSTELLALEQLLSLVLSSDIYNVASDRIRHKEVQFGFYRKLAQMLMSHSQASIPAWFRCLKLLMSLNHLIIEPDLDDLVASAWIDVKVSEPRMKKPQEALINTLFQTYSKLRQFPRLFEEVLTVICQPAADELRLPVFSAGLMVKLRECLLELPPNQILDILCLCVEKCQTLIIPDVEGSADVALKLLSVSSVLHAFLFNMRSLDDVTPSPVVLRTQSLLAKMQKGIIQPLLELLQAPRREEEKSDLWLRKASDSALLLIYTWVEVDALFRISCSKYVSPAAEIAGAVTASAARHRGISAFFPGVEEQSWERVMELANSFASTSKYCLELLTLQKMKMILMQTEADPQALQDAAAFILESGRYSMSRGESEPWDGDISAISDLTYPTAHWHLVISNLTILLPYISLKDVEYIANVLLETLVLSKAQEADADPEPSISIGKISFGLIHSSFLPEMKVLHCAFLTSLIHQFAGVLPSAARGSVDLPLQQLSAGNIPWHEEILALCRPVDPLEAQSENKLLKDEPSLSWKTLEEVAQRVVLLAKNGCPVILKESQLESCLGLLEIASLLQLDSLLPSDCTRCFLVLLSLLANTKASVSCSKLLLLKFFSTCLHLLRCLQAGRNANSVFKVFHASDVLEAVMTSQLTASKFFTDFLTIPVWAQYLQDVQAVLENFLQMIIERKQSVRLNLEKFMSFLASCKPDVGAAKSKGWKNWNPAAGQLLLMAFTTLCHVVTLYLQHLPEKKLQTVDVLSALLEPVVLQMVRTVEHGLQSNTQTQPLPVAFIPSVTTLLKADLSHAVKKGWQKEPSGFLEQPRIELYQKFYSQILRELPCAGGNLQFLQSALQFLTVFCSVPELYPGKETAVTVVFALKKLLTGPAVTTEVIQSMEMELAEVLVQLLGNCSAEEFYTIMRLVLQGLEVRNVWQQKAKEVLSAVTLTKLLLSCPLRGDKEKAFWFASPQIITALAMQTKEACQDQSLISTIVVPILETVAALLRQGEGILLNPHHVALAFSILLTVPLDHLKTEDYRSVFLGIHEVLFSIVQCHPKVLLKAAPSFLNSFHRLVVSVMHEGRQKGDRGNTDEFEVVLKCAHLVERMYTYIAAEMEDFTVFSAFIVAQYVTELQKVTLHPAVKKHLTEGIYHILDLCIERDIKFLNASLPAGVREVFKDLYNDYNHYHKAKKLGEEKYTA; the protein is encoded by the exons GTCATAAATGAAAGATTATCAGAGGCCTGTTCtcaaaaagcacagcaaaacattGGCACAGTGCTGAGTTGCTCCAGTGGCATTCTTTCTACTCCttcactctccatcatttacacAGCAAAGTGTGAGCTCTTGGTTGATCTCCTCAGCAAGCTGTCCAAGCTGGCATGTCAGCAGCTGGCTTCTGACGACACTGTGGGTTCCCAGGTGTTCAGCGTCCTCCAACTTACCTTTGCTCAGTACCTCCTGATCCAGAGGCAGCAAACCAACCCAAATCGTGTGTTTGGGCAAGTGACAAGTCACTTGCTCCAGCCATGTCTTCTCCTGAGGCACTTGCTGACTGCGAGGAGCTGGACACAAGCAGATGACAACCATGTGCGTCAGCACCTGAGCAGGGAAATCCGAAACCAAGTAGAAACTTTGCTGCAGGCTGGGTTATTCCAGCCTGAGCTTTTCTCATCCTACAAAGAGGAGCTTCTGCCAGAGCAGGAACTccaggagaagaagaaaggagctTTGAAAAGTCTTTTGCTACCAGTCAACACTGTGCAGACCAAGCTGGGTGACAGCTTTTGTGAACCTGCCCTCCATGGAGCTGTTGTGGCTGGTTCAGTGTCACTGCTGTATAAGCTCTTTCTGGACTCATACTGTAAGGCAGAAAACCACCTTGTGTGTTTCCACATGCTCAGCAGGCTTTTTGGCTGTCTCAGGCTCTCTGGCCTACAGGAGGGCGTATGGGAGGATATGCTCTCTCCTACGGACTGGAGCACAGAGCTGCTTGCTTTGGAACAGCTTCTGAGCTTGGTGCTTAGCAGTGATATCTATAATGTTGCCAGTGACCGTATCCGGCACAAGGAGGTACAGTTTGGGTTTTACCGCAAGCTAGCACAGATGTTGATGAGCCACTCCCAAGCTTCCATCCCTGCTTGGTTCAGGTGTCTCAAACTCTTGATGTCGTTAAACCACCTTATAATAGAGCCAGACTTGGATGACTTAGTGGCCTCTGCATGGATTGATGTGAAGGTCTCTGAGCCGCGTATGAAGAAGCCCCAGGAGGCTCTCATCAACACCCTGTTTCAGACTTACTCGAAGCTGCGACAGTTCCCACGGCTCTTTGAGGAGGTGCTGACAGTCATTTGCCAGCCAGCTGCTGATGAACTGAGGCTGCCTGTCTTCTCTGCTGGCCTGATGGTAAAGCTTCGTGAGTGCCTCCTTGAACTGCCACCCAACCAGATTCTGGACATTTTGTGTCTCTGTGTGGAGAAATGCCAGACCCTTATCATTCCTGATGTTGAAGGGTCAGCTGACGTGGCCTTGAAGCTGCTGTCTGTGAGCTCGGTGCTGCATGCTTTTCTGTTCAACATGAGGAGCCTAGATGATGTCACTCCTTCCCCTGTGGTCCTTCGCACTCAGAGTCTGCTGGCAAAGATGCAGAAGGGAATAATTCAGCCGCTgttggagctgctgcaggctcctagaagagaggaagagaagtcAGACCTTTGGCTAAGGAAGGCCAGTGACTCTGCTCTCCTCCTTATTTACACTTGGGTTGAGGTAGACGCTTTGTTTCGCATTAGCTGCAGTAAATATGTGTCTCCAGCAGCTGAAATTGCTGGTGCTGTTACTGCATCTGCTGCAAGGCACAGGGgcatttcagctttcttccctggtgtggaggagcagagctgggagagagTCATGGAACTTGCAAATAGTTTTGCCTCCACTAGTAAATATTGTTTAGAACTGCTcacactgcagaaaatgaagatgatCTTAATGCAGACCGAAGCTGACCCACAGGCCTTGCAGGATGCTGCCGCTTTCATCCTGGAGTCTGGGAGATACAGCATGAGCAGGGGAGAATCTGAACCATGGGATGGAGATATCAGTGCAATAAGTGATCTCACCTACCCCACGGCCCACTGGCACCTCGTCATCTCCAACCTGACTATCTTGTTGCCTTACATTTCCCTCAAAGATGTAGAGTACATTGCAAATGTGCTTCTAGAGACATTAGTATTGTCCAAAGCTCAGGAAGCTGATGCAGACCCGGAGCCTTCCATCAGCATTGGAAAGATATCTTTTGGGTTGATACATAGCTCCTTTCTACCGGAAATGAAGGTCCTGCATTGTGCTTTTCTGACCAGTCTTATTCATCAGTTTGCTGGGGTGCTGCCCTCTGCTGCCAGGGGTTCAGTAGATCTGCCACTTCAACAGCTCTCTGCAGGTAATATCCCTTGGCATGAAGAAATCCTGGCTCTTTGCAGACCTGTTGACCCATTGGAAGCACAGtcagaaaacaaactgctgaAGGATGAGCCCAGCTTGTCTTGGAAAACACTGGAGGAAGTTGCCCAACGTGTAGTATTGTTAGCAAAAAACGGCTGCCCTGTCATCCTGAAAGAAAgtcagctggaaagctgcttgggTTTGCTAGAAATTGCTTCTCTTCTGCAACTAGATAGTCTTCTTCCCTCTGACTGTACCCGGTGCTTTCTGGTGCTGCTGTCCCTGCTAGCCAATACCAAGGCTAGTGTCTCTTGCAGCAAGCTGTTACTGCTGAAGTTCTTTAGTACCTGCTTGCACCTCCTGAGATGCCTGCAAGCTGGCAGGAATGCCAACTCTGTTTTTAAGGTGTTTCATGCCAGCGATGTTCTTGAGGCTGTCATGACCTCTCAGCTCACAGCTAGCAAATTCTTCACTGATTTTTTGACCATTCCTGTTTGGGCACAGTATCTCCAGGATGTCCAAGCCGTTTTGGAAAACTTTCTTCAGATGATTattgaaagaaagcaaagtgtGAGGCTCAACTTGGAAAAGTTCATGTCTTTCCTGGCAAGCTGCAAGCCAGACGTTGGTGCCGCCAAAAGCAAAGGCTGGAAAAACTGGAATCCCGCAGCTGGGCAGTTACTGCTCATGGCGTTCACCACGCTGTGTCATGTCGTCACGCTCTACCTTCAGCACCTGCCAGAAAAGAAGCTGCAGACTGTGGATGTACTGTCTGCTCTGTTGGAGCCAGTAGTTCTGCAGATGGTCCGAACTGTTGAGCACGGTCTTCAGAGTAACACCCAAACCCAGCCTTTGCCTGTAGCGTTCATACCATCTGTCACTACTCTTCTCAAAGCAGATCTGAGCCATGCTGTCAAGAAGGGCTGGCAGAAGGAGCCCAGTGGGTTTTTGGAGCAGCCCCGGATTGAACTGTACCAAAAGTTTTACTCTCAGATACTGAGAGAGCTGCCCTGCGCAGGAGGTAATCTGCAGTTCCTTCAGTCTGCGTTGCAGTTCCTAACGGTCTTCTGCTCGGTGCCAGAACTGTATCCTGGAAAAGAAACTGCAGTCACGGTTGTTTTTGCTCTGAAAAAGCTTCTCACTG GTCCTGCAGTCACAACCGAGGTGATCCAAAGTATGGAGATGGAGCTGGCGGAGGTGCTGGTCCAGCTGCTGGGAAACTGCTCTGCCGAGGAGTTCTATACCATAATgaggctggtgctgcagggacTTGAAGTGAGGAATGTTTGGCAACAGAAGGCTAAA gaagTATTGTCGGCTGTTACGCTAACCAAATTGTTGCTCAGCTGCCCATTAAGGGGAGACAAAGAGAAAGCCTTCTGGTTTGCCAGCCCACAGATAATCACAGCTTTAGCT ATGCAAACCAAAGAGGCCTGTCAGGACCAGTCACTGATTTCCACCATAGTTGTACCTATTCTAGAGACTGTAGCAGCTCTGCTAAGGCAAGGAGAAGGGATTCTGTTGAATCCACACCATGTGGCATTGGCATTCAGCATTCTCCTAACAGTGCCTTTGGATCATCTGAAGACAGAAGACTATCGCAGTGTCTTTCTGGGAATCCATGAAGTGCTCTTCTCCATTGTGCAGTGTCATCCGAAG GTGCTGTTGAAAGCAGCACCATCTTTTCTGAACAGCTTCCATCGTCTGGTTGTTTCTGTCATGCATGAAGGACGTCAGAAAGGAGACAGAG GCAATACAGATGAGTTTGAAGTCGTACTGAAGTGTGCACACTTGGTGGAACGGATGTATACTTatattgctgcagaaatggaggacttcactgtgttttctgctttcattgtGGCTCAGTATGTGACTGAATTGCAGAAG GTGACTTTGCACCCGGCTGTAAAGAAACATCTCACAGAAGGGATATATCACATCCTTGACCTTTGCATTGAACGGGACATCAAGTTCTTAAATGCATCGCTACCAGCAGGTGTACGGGAGGTCTTTAAGGATCTGTATAATGATTACAACCACtaccacaaagcaaaaaaactgGGGGAGGAAAAGTATACTGCGTGA